caaacaggatcatatatatatatatatatatatatatatatgatcaagTTCAACATTAAAAATACTTacttaatatttaatttgtttataGCCTTAATTTATTTAAAACCACCTTCTAAAGAAAAATAACATCCTCTTAATTTTTACCCTTAAATattaacataataagaaaaaacCCTTGATTATTCCCATAATTTGCCGACTGCCCATTTTCCGCTGGTTAAAGGTTTGTATATATCGGGGAAGTCTCCACATCCCTACCTTCTTCCAGTGTCGTCTTTGCTTCTCTCTCCTTCCGTCGCGCCGACTCAACGCTATCGGAGGATTAACCGGAGTTTCTATGGCGGCATCTAGCCCGGCGAGCCTCCTGCTACAGAAGCAGCTCAGAGGTATAGATCGGTTCGCCTCTTGGATGGATTAGCCCATTTAGGGTTTCGATCGATGTTTGCTATACCAATGATACTGATACTGATTAAATATGTGGTTCTGAGATCAGATCTCATGAAGAATCCGGTGGATGGCTTCTCTGCTGGGTTAGTGGATGATAGCAATGTCTTTGAGTGGAACGTGACCATCATCGGGCCGCCTGATACGCTGTAGTGAGTGATTGACACTTGAATTGGGCGATcctggttcttcttcttcttttaaaattttttatttgtgaTTGTTAACCTGacggattttttttttcagaattttatCTATGACTGGATAGGTTTTTTTGCTGCACCATTCACTAGGTTTTATTTCATTGGCTAGTATGGCTGGAGCTTTGCAGCGatcttgattaaaaaaaattgttttttttttgttttttctcaaGAACACAAAAGATGATTGATTCAAATCTAGgtttttaaatttgattcaaaagGAATAATTGAATAGCTCAAATTCATAGAATTGATAATACTTAAAGGAGGGTATTGCATCGTGCTACATTTCTGTGAAATCGTATGTTTAGGATGTGCAAAGGCCATGCAGGAGGGAGTAAAATTTTCATTTAAGGTCCTCAGTTGTTTGCTAAGAATTTGTTTTTTCACAACTGGTGCAAGGAATGTTTAAACAAAAAATAACTCACACGGACATGTTTTGATTGAACTAGTATTTTAGGTGAGCCAGGGATGGATTTAATAATCTACCCTTTCTTGCATCGCTATATTCTGTATATTATATATAGTCTTCTTTTTTTTCCCCTGCTGGTGAAGACTAATCAGGGCAATTGAAGTTCACACCACATACACATCTGCCAAAAAATTTATTGGGTTTGCACCAACTCTTGTGTGATTTCATTCGTACAAAATATGATGGGATTAAATCTCATTGCAGTGATGGTGGGTTCTTCAATGCAGTTATGAGTTTCCCGCCCAATTATCCCAACAGTCCTCCAACTGTGCGGTTCACATCAGAAATGTGGCACCCGAATGGTTAATACTTTATTGAAATTGTTCCATTTCTTCCAGATATGTGGTTTAACAATGAAGTTATTTTCAGTTTATCCAGATGGGCGTGTATGCATATCAATTCTACATCCTCCTGGTGAAGATCCAAATGGCTATGAACTTCCAAGTGAGCGCTGGACCCCAATACACACTGTATGACCCCCTTCTTGTCTAGTGTTTTATATCTATTTTTGGTTAAAATTGTATCACTTTAACATTCaattgaaagtaaaaaaaaaacataaatctaGCCTATCATTTGCATGATTTCTCAAATCTagtcaaatttataaaaaaatttgaatctAGCCTATCTTTTTTAAAGTGTGTTGAAATCCATAGTTCATCATAATTTCGTCTATTCCCTGTTAAAAATCTAATTGTAGCACCAACATGGCATTTTGCCAACTCGGCAAAGGCCACATGAGGAATGCTGACCAGATACAACTTTGGGGATGGGAATGAGAAGGATCCAAGTTGTGAGGCGGAAGAGGTGATTATTGAGCCTAGTTACATTAGTTTTCACCGCATTGCCTCTCTAGCCCTACCTGCTTCATTGGGCCCATTGAGAAAGTTGCCTTCACTAAGTTGGTAACTCCGAGTCCTTTGTGTTGAGGAAGTGCTACGGAAGTTTGCAGGACACCTGCAAAGGTTGCTTGATAGTGGCCTTGAAGCCTCATGTTGTTGGCATTTATGATCTTCATCTATGACTCTTGTCCTCTCATCGTGCATGAAGCAGCAGAGCACATGGTTGTCATCCTCACTGACAATTGTGTCCTCCCTTGGCACATAGAATGATTTGTGTCTTACTGGTTGTTACTGAAGATGAACTCCATGACCTTTGTTAATGAAGAGGAGCCTTGGTGAAGCTGGAGATTGTTGGTGGGTGTGACACATGTGGTACAACATGTTCTTGGACATGTTGAGGAGAAAATAGATGAAGTAGCTGAGGCAAATGTTGGTGACACCTATTCTGTGCTTGCTGTGGATGAGGCTGAAGAGGTTGAGTGTAGAAGAGTAGCAACCATGCAATGCCAGAGTGGCCATGGAGCTAACAAATGGTCTTAGGGAACACTGGCTGCCCTATGATGCATTCCTGTTGAAGCTACTCTGTCAATGTGAACCAGTAGCCATTGTAGAGGTGAATCACATGCACTATCCCATCAAAAAAATTATGCCCAATGATGGGCTCGAACTGGTTGCGCTATTGTGAATGTAGACTCCATTAAGCAACTCTGGAATGTGTCATTTGACTGGGAGGCTGTGGCAGGGGGTGCACTCGATGACGGGGGCATGTTACCAATGATCTAGACAGTAAGGTCAGTTGTCTTTGGCAGTTGCTTCTCAAGCACGTTTGTCACAAAGGCCTCTTGAACCACATTGAGCTGTGGCCGCATAATACTGGAGCTGCTTCTTTTGGTAAGGAACAGGCAAATATGCCAGCAAGGAAAAGTTGAGGAGGGAATTGGAGGAAGCAAAGCAGTGAATTCTAGCACTTGCCATCTTTAATGTTGACATGCTTGCTACCTTCATCCAGATGTAGTGCTCAATTGAGGATTTCATTGGGAGGGTTCATGGTCGTGGTGCTCTTGGTGGAGTAGGAAGAGGTCGAGCCGCTGCCGACAATCTATCTCCTCAATTTTGGCTGCAGTAAAGGAGAACATGTTGGAGGGATCCAATGGAGCAGGGAATGACGGAGGAGGGGCAAGGTGGCAGCAGAGATTCATGTACTTGAGCTCGACAAAACTTCTCGGCTTCGATCcctttgttcatttccatctccAAAAGTTTTTATCGGTGTGGCATCTTTATGAGTGCTACGTCAGTTTTTTAATGGGGAATAGACAGAAAAATTTATGGAGAAGGATATATTTTAAcatactttaaaaatttttg
This region of Zingiber officinale cultivar Zhangliang chromosome 9A, Zo_v1.1, whole genome shotgun sequence genomic DNA includes:
- the LOC122021246 gene encoding ubiquitin-conjugating enzyme E2 7-like isoform X2, with product MAASSPASLLLQKQLRDLMKNPVDGFSAGLVDDSNVFEWNVTIIGPPDTLYDGGFFNAVMSFPPNYPNSPPTVRFTSEMWHPNVYPDGRVCISILHPPGEDPNGYELPSERWTPIHTVESIVLSIISMLSGPNDESPANVEAACSSLAV
- the LOC122021246 gene encoding ubiquitin-conjugating enzyme E2 7-like isoform X1, whose translation is MAASSPASLLLQKQLRDLMKNPVDGFSAGLVDDSNVFEWNVTIIGPPDTLYDGGFFNAVMSFPPNYPNSPPTVRFTSEMWHPNVYPDGRVCISILHPPGEDPNGYELPSERWTPIHTVESIVLSIISMLSGPNDESPANVEAAKEWRDNRDTFKKKVGRIVRRSQEMM